A single region of the Pyricularia oryzae 70-15 chromosome 4, whole genome shotgun sequence genome encodes:
- a CDS encoding cysteine synthase 2 — protein sequence MPISDHPKAYGTAALTAAFAVGIAATLGFQDFYPYWERRYGRRKRGGDVTGYGDGFNDFQSKTTLLERQHAARRRRSTLLSSIGAGPVLLQDHESDPGDNPGPSQPDIRDGIEACIGNTPMIKIRSLSEATGCTILAKAEFLNGAGGSPKDRVALNMILTAEETGHLVPGRGDTIYEGTVGSTGISLAMLARARGYRCHICMPDDVAREKSDLLLHLGATVERVPVAPITDKRHFVNLARTRAEAHTAAADDDSVGFFAGQFENPANWQAHWNSTGPEIIEQTGGRVDAFVAGAGTGGTIAGVAVFLKEEARMNATRVVLADPQGSGLYNKVLNGVMYSPSEREGTRRRQQVDSVVEGIGLKWVTGNFERGRDLVDDAVRVTDEQACAMARWLVEHDGIFAGSSSAVNCAAAVVTAMRMPRGSQVVTILCDSGSRHLSRFYKQVADKGLEGDVRKEGAEGGEKPSSPEDLLTLLGLKPRDDSHQLGTP from the coding sequence ATGCCAATATCAGATCATCCCAAAGCATACGGAACCGCCGCCCTGACGGCTGCCTTCGCCGTAGGTATTGCGGCGACACTCGGCTTCCAAGATTTTTATCCTTACTGGGAGAGGCGGTATGGTCGACGGAAAAGAGGAGGTGACGTGACAGGCTACGGCGATGGGTTCAACGATTTCCAGTCCAAGACGACCCTCCTGGAGAGACAGCACGCCGCTAGACGGCGTCGGTCCACACTCCTATCAAGTATCGGAGCTGGCCCGGTGCTGCTACAGGACCACGAGTCAGACCCAGGGGACAACCCGGGCCCGTCACAACCAGATATTCGCGACGGCATCGAGGCCTGCATCGGCAACACGCCCATGATCAAGATCCGATCCCTCTCCGAGGCGACGGGCTGCACGATCCTCGCCAAGGCAGAGTTCCTCAACGGCGCGGGTGGCAGCCCCAAGGACCGCGTGGCTCTCAACATGATCCTGACGGCCGAGGAGACCGGGCACCTGGTCCCGGGCCGCGGCGACACCATCTACGAGGGCACCGTGGGCAGCACGGGCATCAGCCTGGCCATGTTGGCGCGCGCCCGCGGCTACCGCTGCCACATCTGCATGCCCGATGACGTGGCCCGCGAAAAGTCGGACCTGCTGCTGCACCTGGGCGCCACCGTCGAGCGCGTCCCCGTCGCCCCCATCACCGACAAGCGCCACTTTGTCAACCTGGCCAGGACCCGCGCCGAGGCccacaccgccgccgccgatgatGACAGCGTCGGCTTCTTCGCCGGccagttcgaaaaccccgCCAACTGGCAGGCGCACTGGAACTCCACCGGCCCCGAGATCATCGAGCAGACGGGCGGCCGCGTCGACGCCTTTGTGGCCGGCGCCGGCACCGGCGGCACCATCGCGGGCGTCGCCGTGTTTCTCAAGGAGGAGGCCCGCATGAACGCCACCCGCGTGGTGCTAGCAGACCCGCAGGGTAGCGGGCTGTACAACAAGGTGCTCAACGGTGTCATGTACTCGCCATCGGAGCGCGAGGgaacgcggcggcggcagcaggtgGACTCGGTTGTCGAGGGGATCGGCCTGAAATGGGTGACGGGCAACTTTGAGCGCGGGAGGGACCTGGTGGACGACGCAGTGCGCGTCACCGACGAGCAGGCCTGCGCCATGGCCAGGTGGCTGGTCGAGCACGACGGCATCTTtgccggcagcagcagcgccgtcaactgcgccgccgccgtcgtcacgGCCATGCGCATGCCCAGGGGCAGCCAGGTCGTCACCATCCTGTGCGACTCTGGCTCGAGGCACCTCAGCCGCTTCTATAAGCAGGTGGCCGACAAAGGGCTCGAGGGCGACGTGCGCAAGGAGGGCGCCGAGGGTGGGGAGAAGCCAAGCAGCCCGGAGGATTTACTCACTTTGCTTGGACTGAAGCCTCGAGACGATTCACATCAACTCGGAACCCCCTGA
- a CDS encoding transcription elongation factor S-II, protein MDDKELQRSIKELVKAVGNEPQETIIRMLENLKKATPSEDSLRATKAGVVVGKLRSNSDKSIARVAAEVVTKWKKSVEAEKRKRAGGPAGASSPAAASSPTSMNAPSPAAASRPSGSGNGTKPWTGDASKRRWDADKVDKNRTGNTTRDNIIGLIYNGLAFKSYAPIDAILAKSVEIEQAAFVAYKGDTAEYRNKMRSLFSNLKSNRDLAKGVFSGNIAASKFVVMTSDELKSNDLRKQEEELAKENMKKAQVPMAERSISDALECSKCKQKKVSYTQAQTRSADEPMTTFCECTVCGNRWKFS, encoded by the exons ATGGATGACAAGGAGCTGCAGCGCTCCATTAAGGAGCTCGTCAAGGCCGTCGGAAACGAGCCGCAAGAGACTATTATTCGCATGCTTGAGAACCTGAAGAAGGCGACGCCATCTGAAGACAGTCTGAGG GCGACCAAAGCAGGTGTGGTGGTTGGCAAGTTGCGATCAAATTCGGACAAGAGCATCGCGCGCGTCGCCGCAGAGGTGGTCACTAAATGGAAGAAGTCGGTTGAAGCGGAGAAGCGGAAACGGGCGGGAGGCCCCGCCGGCGCCTcgtcgcccgccgccgcgtcGTCACCGACGAGCATGAACGCGCCCTCGCCGGCCGCAGCATCTAGGCCATCGGGCAGCGGCAACGGCACCAAGCCGTGGACAGGCGACGCCTCGAAACGGCGCTGGGATGCGGACAAGGTGGACAAAAACCGTACTGGCAACACGACGCGAGACAATATTATTGGCTTGATATACAACGGACTGGCGTTCAAGTCGTACGCGCCCATCGACGCGATCCTGGCCAAGTCGGTCGAGATCGAGCAGGCCGCATTCGTGGCTTACAAGGGCGACACGGCCGAGTACAGGAACAAGATGCGCTCGCTCTTCTCCAACCTCAAGTCCAATCGGGACTTGGCCAAGGGCGTCTTCTCAGGCAATATCGCTGCTTCGAAGTTTGTCGTCATGACGTCGGACGAGCTCAAGTCGAACGACCTGCGCAAGCAGGAGgaagagctggccaaggagaaCATGAAGAAGGCACAGGTGCCCATGGCCGAGAGGTCCATCAGCGACGCGCTGGAGTGCAGCAAGTGCAAGCAGAAGAAGGTCAGCTACACGCAGGCGCAGACAAGGAGTGCTGATGAGCCTATGACGACATTTTGTGAATGTACCGTGTGTGGCAATCGGTGGAAG TTCTCTTGA
- a CDS encoding aspartyl-tRNA synthetase encodes MSLHALRARCIPRLVRSIPSQLLGSSGRCTISRLPSVRSRVANRQQKAAYSSTSSLDLSAEFGQSWDEYKEFFHFPPASLAADFQVGQKVTVHGFLQKRRDRSSRLSFVDIVVDNGPRLQLKSEWSEKDSPAHMAHQQLKSVPAWSSVAVTAHVSSLKDGGNTGSTPSSFAGGRFPPGVNEVELELVSIQALNPWPKDIIVSDGVQFPATARHLQLRFSDTLRERMRFRQHVKSSVTACLEKENFSEVETPILFKSTPEGAREFLVPTRRPGLAYALPQSPQQYKQTLMAAGFGGYFQFARCFRDEDLRADRQPEFTQLDMEMSFATGEDVMRTVEMLIKQLYNNVATNFVQVVDTDGWHPVSRKRQCGKRGSSEESVRDFPSIDDGPLPRMSYQDVMSLYGSDKPDLRIPGQIERVEHVLPAQFVSMISEIDNPIIDCWRCTLDGGSPRKYQKFFSKILSNLPLGLNRNPDGEPVILVHDSSKPLNGFSSLGFEAAEKLTSDMQDGDVLILQARKNRPFEGGSTALGTLRSLIYNEAVAAEYIPADPSFKFLWVTGFPLFTPANEGTTDPGQGGSAGFSSTHHPFTAPLTSQDFELLATDPLRAKADHYDLVLNGCELGGGSRRIHVAHVQEFVFRSILRMTDTGVAQFRHLLEALRAGCPPHAGFALGFDRLVAMLSGTGSVRDVIAFPKSMKGEEPFAGSPSFMTEEQLETYHLRLRDGKPVKS; translated from the exons ATGTCTTTGCACGCGTTAAGAGCACGATGCATACCAAGACTTGTAAGATCTATTCCCAGCCAGCTGCTTGGCTCTTCAGGGCGCTGTACTATCTCCCGACTCCCATCAGTCAGGAGCAGAGTTGCAAATAGGCAACAAAAAGCAGCATATAGCAGCACGTCGTCGTTGGACCTCAGTGCAGAGTTTGGTCAGAGCTGGGACGAGTACAAAGAATTCT TTCATTTCCCGCCAGCCTCGCTTGCTGCCGACTTCCAGGTTGGGCAGAAAGTTACGGTGCACGGCTTTTTGCAAAAGCGTCGTGACAGGTCTTCACGCCTTAGTTTTGTCGACATCGTGGTTGACAATGGACCTAGACTACAGCTCAAGTCTGAATGGTCTGAAAAGGACTCGCCTGCGCACATGGCCCACCAGCAGCTCAAGTCGGTGCCCGCATGGAGCTCTGTTGCCGTCACCGCTCACGTGTCTAGTCTGAAAGATGGCGGAAACACTGGATCGACGCCATCATCATTTGCTGGCGGCAGATTCCCACCTGGCGTGAATGAAGTGGAACTTGAACTCGTTTCCATCCAGGCTCTGAACCCTTGGCCCAAGGACATCATTGTGTCTGATGGTGTTCAGTTCCCAGCTACGGCTCGGCATCTCCAGCTTCGGTTTTCTGATACTCTGAGGGAGAGGATGAGGTTTCGCCAACATGTCAAGTCAAGCGTGACCGCGTGTCTGGAGAAGGAAAACTTCTCCGAGGTCGAGACTCCCATCCTCTTCAAATCGACCCCTGAAGGAGCCCGCGAGTTTCTGGTGCCAACAAGGCGACCGGGGCTCGCATATGCCTTGCCACAAAGCCCCCAGCAGTATAAGCAGACGCTCATGGCTGCTGGCTTTGGTGGATACTTTCAGTTTGCGCGATGCTTTCGAGATGAGGATCTAAGGGCAGACAGACAGCCCGAGTTTACCCAG TTGGACATGGAAATGTCATTCGCAACGGGGGAGGATGTCATGCGGACTGTCGAAATGCTCATCAAACAACTGTACAATAATGTTGCCACAAATTTTGTTCAGGTTGTCGATACGGACGGCTGGCATCCCGTCAGCCGCAAGAGACAGTGTGGGAAACGAGGCAGCTCCGAAGAAAGTGTCCGAGATTTTCCTTCCATCGACGATGGGCCGCTTCCACGCATGTCATACCAAGACGTCATGTCGCTCTACGGGTCCGACAAACCAGATCTGAGGATACCAGGCCAG ATTGAGCGCGTGGAACATGTGCTGCCAGCTCAGTTTGTCAGCATGATCTCAGAAATCGACAACCCAATCATTGATTGCTGGCGGTGCACACTCGATGGGGGCTCGCCACGAAAATACCAGAAGTTTTTCAGCAAAATCCTTTCCAACCTTCCCCTTGGTCTAAACCGTAACCCCGATGGCGAGCCTGTGATACTGGTGCACGACTCCAGCAAGCCCCTGAACGGCTTCTCATCACTCGGCTTCGAGGCCGCAGAGAAACTAACATCCGACATGCAAGATGGTGACGTGCTCATCCTGCAAGCCCGCAAGAACCGCCCCTTCGAGGGAGGATCCACCGCCCTCGGCACACTTCGCTCTCTTATCTACAACGAGGCTGTGGCAGCCGAATACATACCAGCGGACCCGTCCTTTAAGTTCCTTTGGGTTACGGGCTTCCCGCTATTCACTCCGGCCAACGAGGGCACAACGGACCCTGGCCAGGGTGGATCGGCAGGATTCTCGTCGACACACCACCCCTTTACGGCGCCGCTCACGTCCCAGGACTTTGAGCTTCTGGCTACGGACCCGCTGCGAGCCAAAGCGGATCACTACGACCTCGTGCTGAACGGGTGCGAACTCGGTGGCGGCAGCAGACGTATCCACGTGGCTCATGTCCAAGAGTTTGTTTTTCGCAGCATCCTCAGGATGACCGACACCGGCGTCGCGCAGTTCCGCCACCTGCTCGAGGCGCTAAGGGCCGGGTGTCCACCGCATGCCGGCTTCGCGCTCGGCTTTGATCGCCTCGTGGCCATGCTGAGTGGCACCGGGTCGGTCAGGGACGTCATTGCGTTCCCCAAGTCTATGAAAGGTGAGGAGCCGTTCGCCGGGAGCCCAAGCTTCATGACCGAGGAGCAGCTTGAGACGTACCACCTGCGGCTGAGGGATGGAAAGCCCGTAAAGTCCTGA